One Sanguibacter sp. HDW7 DNA window includes the following coding sequences:
- a CDS encoding MFS transporter encodes MPHTPATPAAQTARARWALVSLFALLGLMMSSWLSRLPSIRLGLGLSEGELGVILVVGSVGSLLLVAAAGPLVERFGVSRIFHVSTVGFGLALSLLALGVQASSVPLVAAGIFLNGATWALNNVPLNLESAKIERAVGRTILPQFHAFFSVGALAGTGVGAACSALGVPAAAQLAVSAVVVVVWRILALPAVIARRDAPSASPGAARASRTGLAAWREPRTLLLGVVVLAASMSEGSANDWLSIAVVDDLGATEAVGAVVFGVFLGSMTAFRLAGAGLVDRWGRVVVLRGSALVSIVGLATFGLAPGLVVASVGVAMWGFGAALAYPLVIAAASDDPVRAAGRVSVVSAFASVASIAAPPLLGFVAEHLTTRTALMLVLVPLVAAVLVAGRARPLVPEPAPAPLVPSGTSDNEDDVSTLAPVPATAGTTDRKDPYP; translated from the coding sequence ATGCCGCACACCCCCGCCACGCCCGCCGCGCAGACTGCGCGCGCCCGCTGGGCGCTCGTGAGCCTCTTCGCGCTGCTCGGGCTCATGATGTCCAGCTGGCTCTCCCGCCTGCCGTCGATCCGCCTGGGGCTCGGTCTCTCGGAGGGCGAGCTCGGCGTCATCCTCGTCGTCGGGTCGGTCGGGTCGCTGCTGCTCGTCGCTGCGGCCGGTCCGCTCGTCGAGCGCTTCGGTGTCTCGCGCATCTTCCACGTCTCGACCGTGGGTTTCGGCCTCGCGCTCAGTCTGCTCGCGCTCGGGGTCCAGGCGTCCTCCGTGCCGCTCGTCGCGGCCGGCATCTTCCTCAACGGTGCGACGTGGGCGCTCAACAACGTCCCGCTCAACCTCGAGTCCGCCAAGATCGAGCGTGCCGTGGGGCGCACGATCCTCCCGCAGTTCCACGCGTTCTTCTCGGTGGGCGCGCTCGCCGGCACGGGTGTCGGCGCGGCGTGCTCGGCGCTCGGCGTCCCGGCTGCGGCGCAGCTCGCCGTGTCGGCCGTCGTGGTCGTCGTGTGGCGCATCCTCGCGCTGCCCGCGGTCATCGCTCGCCGCGACGCGCCGTCAGCCTCGCCGGGGGCGGCGCGCGCGTCGCGCACGGGCCTCGCCGCGTGGCGCGAGCCGCGCACGCTCCTGCTCGGCGTCGTCGTCCTCGCCGCCTCGATGTCGGAGGGCTCGGCGAACGACTGGCTCTCGATCGCGGTGGTCGACGACCTCGGTGCGACCGAGGCGGTCGGCGCCGTCGTCTTCGGTGTGTTCCTCGGCTCGATGACGGCGTTCCGGCTCGCGGGCGCGGGCCTCGTCGACCGCTGGGGCCGGGTCGTCGTGCTGCGCGGCTCGGCGCTCGTCTCGATCGTGGGGCTCGCGACGTTCGGGCTCGCGCCCGGCCTCGTGGTCGCGTCGGTCGGCGTCGCGATGTGGGGGTTCGGCGCCGCACTCGCGTACCCGCTCGTCATCGCTGCGGCGTCCGACGACCCGGTCCGTGCCGCGGGCCGCGTCTCGGTGGTCTCCGCGTTCGCGTCGGTCGCGTCGATCGCGGCGCCGCCGCTGCTCGGGTTCGTCGCCGAGCACCTCACGACGCGGACGGCGCTCATGCTCGTGCTCGTCCCGCTCGTCGCGGCGGTCCTCGTCGCCGGGCGCGCCCGACCGCTCGTTCCGGAACCCGCCCCGGCGCCCCTCGTCCCGTCCGGCACGTCGGACAATGAGGACGACGTCAGCACTCTCGCCCCGGTGCCCGCAACCGCTGGCACGACCGACCGCAAGGACCCGTACCCGTGA
- a CDS encoding alpha/beta fold hydrolase — translation MAHVDVAGGRLFVEVDGDDDAPPVVLLHADVATSRMWDALVPVLAADHRVVQFDRRGSGRSTTRATVFDPRQDLVEVLDRLGVSRGVVVGAAEGGRLALDLALARPERVAGLVLLAPGVSGAPESVLTIQEQRAADEVGRAREAGDARALVEATVALRSVGPSRASGGPGPDVAARLLELHVGNVDHVLGKLAPREPERPAWDRLGQVRVPSLVVVGDDGLVAERQVATHVASHLPDVTFVLVEGAGHLPSVERPDEVAASVRRWLAAYGL, via the coding sequence ATGGCACATGTCGACGTTGCAGGTGGCCGGCTCTTCGTGGAGGTCGACGGGGACGATGACGCCCCGCCGGTCGTCCTGCTGCACGCGGACGTCGCGACGTCCCGCATGTGGGACGCGCTCGTCCCTGTGCTCGCCGCGGACCACCGGGTGGTGCAGTTCGATCGGCGTGGTTCCGGGCGGTCCACGACGCGGGCGACAGTGTTCGACCCGCGGCAGGACCTCGTCGAGGTGCTCGACCGGCTCGGGGTCTCGCGTGGGGTCGTGGTCGGGGCGGCGGAGGGTGGTCGGCTCGCGCTCGACCTGGCGCTCGCCCGCCCCGAGCGGGTCGCGGGTCTCGTGCTTCTCGCACCGGGCGTGAGCGGGGCCCCTGAGTCGGTGCTGACGATCCAGGAGCAGCGTGCAGCCGACGAGGTGGGGCGTGCGCGGGAGGCGGGCGACGCACGGGCGCTCGTCGAGGCGACGGTCGCGCTGCGGTCGGTCGGACCGTCGCGGGCGTCGGGCGGGCCGGGGCCCGACGTCGCGGCGCGGCTGCTCGAGCTGCACGTGGGGAACGTCGACCACGTGCTCGGCAAGCTGGCGCCGCGCGAGCCGGAGCGTCCTGCGTGGGACCGACTCGGGCAGGTGCGGGTGCCGTCGCTCGTCGTCGTCGGTGACGACGGTCTCGTGGCGGAGCGGCAGGTCGCGACGCACGTCGCGTCGCACCTCCCGGACGTGACGTTCGTGCTCGTCGAGGGTGCGGGGCACCTGCCCTCGGTCGAGCGGCCCGACGAGGTCGCGGCGTCGGTGAGGCGCTGGCTCGCTGCGTACGGCCTCTGA
- a CDS encoding MYG1 family protein, with the protein MIIATHDGKFHADDVFGVALLTTLHPDAEVVRTRDPERLAQADVVLDVGGVYDTATLRFDHHQKTSGARPSGILFSAFGLLWQHYGFEYCGGDERVHGKIDRRLVTAIDAVDNGQDLYAVSDFGTPPFDLSSTLGLFNPLGDDETFDGQFQVAVELARTLLARLRQQYVTALAAEDEFKRIYAASPDKRYVVLDRFMPHGSVATAQPELLFTVFPGATGNWTIQTVRPEGSEFGSRKHLPASWRGLNDAELAAVTGVEDSVFCHKAGFIGAARSREGALRLLELALAEV; encoded by the coding sequence GTGATCATCGCCACCCATGACGGCAAGTTCCATGCCGACGACGTCTTCGGCGTCGCTCTCCTCACCACGCTCCACCCGGACGCGGAGGTCGTACGCACGCGCGACCCCGAGCGCCTCGCGCAGGCCGACGTCGTCCTCGACGTCGGCGGGGTCTACGACACCGCGACACTGCGCTTCGACCACCACCAGAAGACGTCGGGTGCGCGCCCGAGCGGCATCCTCTTCTCGGCGTTCGGGCTGCTGTGGCAGCACTACGGGTTCGAGTACTGCGGCGGGGACGAGCGCGTCCACGGCAAGATCGACCGCCGCCTCGTCACGGCGATCGACGCGGTCGACAACGGCCAGGACCTCTACGCGGTCTCGGACTTCGGCACGCCGCCGTTCGACCTCTCCTCGACGCTCGGGCTGTTCAACCCGCTCGGGGACGACGAGACGTTCGACGGGCAGTTCCAGGTCGCCGTCGAGCTCGCACGCACGCTGCTCGCGCGCCTGCGCCAGCAGTACGTCACGGCGCTCGCGGCCGAGGACGAGTTCAAGAGGATCTACGCGGCCTCGCCCGACAAGCGCTACGTCGTGCTCGACCGCTTCATGCCGCACGGCTCGGTGGCGACCGCCCAGCCCGAGCTGCTCTTCACGGTGTTCCCGGGCGCGACGGGCAACTGGACGATCCAGACCGTGCGCCCCGAGGGTTCGGAGTTCGGCTCGCGCAAGCACCTGCCGGCGTCCTGGCGCGGTCTCAACGACGCCGAGCTCGCCGCGGTGACGGGCGTCGAGGACTCGGTGTTCTGCCACAAGGCGGGCTTCATCGGGGCGGCGCGCTCGCGCGAGGGTGCCCTCCGGCTGCTCGAGCTCGCGCTCGCCGAGGTGTGA
- the rpmG gene encoding 50S ribosomal protein L33: MASKSADVRPKITLACVDCKERNYITKKNRRNNPDRLELAKFCPRCGKHTAHRETR, translated from the coding sequence GTGGCTAGCAAGTCCGCTGACGTTCGCCCGAAGATCACGCTCGCTTGCGTGGACTGCAAGGAGCGCAACTACATCACGAAGAAGAACCGCCGCAACAACCCCGACCGTCTCGAGCTGGCGAAGTTCTGCCCGCGCTGCGGCAAGCACACCGCGCACCGCGAGACCCGCTGA
- a CDS encoding AEC family transporter, producing MSAVLGVLEGYTIIAVVVAAGWVVGRVGLLGAEGREVLARLVFFVLAPALLFTILADADPARLFSPLLAASLGAAVLVAALHVVVVRGWWRRPVGETTIGALGAGYVNANNIGLPVATYILGEPAAVAPVILAQLLLLAPTALAVLDASSSGAVSWRRVASQPVRNPIILGSAGGLVVALTGLRVPDVVMEPLRILGGGAVPLMLVAFGISLAGTRLLEPGSDRRNVALATTLKLVGMPVAAWGLGTLLGLDGHDLYVVVVLAALPTAQNVLNYADRYRTGQVVARDTIALTTLGALPVMALVALLLH from the coding sequence ATGAGTGCCGTGCTGGGAGTGCTCGAGGGATACACGATCATCGCCGTCGTCGTCGCGGCCGGCTGGGTCGTCGGACGGGTCGGGCTCCTGGGCGCCGAGGGCCGCGAGGTGCTCGCGCGGCTCGTGTTCTTCGTCCTCGCGCCCGCGCTGCTCTTCACGATCCTGGCGGACGCCGACCCCGCGCGGCTCTTCTCGCCGCTGCTCGCGGCGTCGCTCGGTGCAGCCGTCCTCGTCGCGGCCCTCCACGTCGTCGTCGTGCGCGGCTGGTGGCGACGGCCCGTCGGCGAGACGACGATCGGCGCGCTCGGCGCGGGCTACGTCAACGCCAACAACATCGGGCTGCCCGTCGCGACGTACATCCTCGGCGAGCCTGCCGCCGTGGCGCCCGTCATCCTCGCGCAGCTGCTGCTGCTCGCGCCGACGGCGCTCGCCGTCCTCGACGCGTCGTCCTCCGGAGCGGTCTCGTGGCGGCGCGTCGCAAGCCAGCCGGTCCGCAACCCCATCATCCTCGGGTCCGCCGGGGGGCTCGTCGTCGCGCTCACGGGCCTGCGCGTGCCCGACGTCGTCATGGAGCCCCTGCGGATCCTCGGCGGCGGCGCCGTGCCGCTCATGCTCGTCGCCTTCGGCATCTCTCTCGCCGGGACGCGCCTCCTGGAGCCCGGCAGCGACCGGCGCAACGTCGCGCTCGCGACCACCCTCAAGCTCGTCGGCATGCCGGTCGCCGCGTGGGGCCTCGGCACGCTCCTCGGGCTCGACGGCCACGACCTCTACGTCGTCGTCGTGCTCGCCGCGCTGCCCACCGCGCAGAACGTCCTCAACTACGCCGACCGCTACCGCACCGGCCAGGTCGTCGCACGCGACACGATCGCGCTGACGACGCTCGGCGCGCTGCCCGTCATGGCGCTGGTCGCGCTGCTGCTGCACTGA
- a CDS encoding immunoglobulin domain-containing protein has translation MSGGVVGAGAALAAPVPLDVTAGAVAGASKLKISSQPRARTVAAGKTATFAVKVPRGAKVTWQVRKPGSKKYVTIKGATRTKLSVRATTKLDGALYRAKVAKGKARATSSSARLTVVTKPRFRTSPAAVTTAYGRTASFTVAASGGSVAFTWYRKLAGSTKFTKVGTGTKLSIKATASLDGARFRAVARNAAGSTTSRTVLLRTGSAPRITTQPRITVVEEGNDAAFTVAAAGEGLTYTWQTLEVDSLEWRTAGTGTKLTVPAVGVARSGLSVRVLVANRYASVTSEEVGVLVRPTSTAPGVPAVPYAVGNLLSLWLDKAEVVDLGSDYPAPGAGFQYEAAAFMAYDLDERPVTASSLTFGHTGADGTEYEVVEVVDVFEAFSEAFGEDAVDNEAGLVLLMPVVKVPVGAHDGLWSVTSTSGATPSTAYFDLC, from the coding sequence GTGAGCGGTGGGGTCGTGGGGGCTGGCGCGGCGCTCGCGGCGCCCGTGCCGCTCGACGTGACGGCGGGTGCCGTCGCAGGGGCGTCGAAGCTGAAGATTTCTTCGCAGCCCAGGGCGCGCACGGTCGCGGCCGGGAAGACCGCGACGTTCGCCGTCAAGGTGCCGCGCGGCGCGAAGGTCACGTGGCAGGTCCGCAAGCCTGGCTCGAAGAAGTACGTGACGATCAAGGGCGCGACGCGGACGAAGCTCTCGGTGAGGGCGACGACGAAGCTTGACGGAGCCCTGTACCGCGCGAAGGTCGCCAAGGGCAAGGCGCGGGCGACGTCGTCGTCCGCGCGGCTCACCGTCGTCACGAAGCCGAGGTTCCGCACCTCGCCCGCCGCGGTGACGACCGCGTACGGCCGGACCGCGTCGTTCACGGTGGCGGCCTCCGGCGGATCTGTCGCGTTCACGTGGTACCGCAAGCTCGCGGGATCCACGAAGTTCACGAAGGTCGGGACGGGGACGAAGCTCTCGATCAAGGCCACGGCGTCGCTCGACGGGGCGCGGTTCCGCGCGGTCGCTCGGAACGCCGCGGGGTCGACGACCTCGCGCACCGTGCTCCTGCGGACGGGATCCGCCCCGCGGATCACGACGCAGCCGCGCATCACGGTCGTCGAGGAGGGCAACGACGCGGCGTTCACGGTCGCGGCCGCGGGTGAGGGTCTCACCTACACGTGGCAGACGCTCGAGGTCGACTCGCTGGAGTGGCGGACCGCGGGGACGGGCACGAAGCTCACCGTGCCGGCCGTCGGAGTGGCGAGGTCGGGCCTCAGCGTGCGGGTGCTCGTGGCGAACCGCTACGCGTCCGTGACGTCCGAGGAGGTCGGCGTTCTCGTGCGCCCGACGTCCACGGCCCCCGGTGTCCCCGCCGTTCCGTACGCGGTCGGGAACCTGCTCAGCCTGTGGCTCGACAAGGCGGAGGTCGTCGACCTCGGCAGCGACTACCCGGCCCCGGGCGCGGGCTTCCAGTACGAGGCGGCGGCCTTCATGGCGTACGACCTCGACGAGAGGCCGGTGACGGCGTCGTCGCTGACGTTCGGGCACACGGGTGCGGACGGCACGGAGTACGAGGTGGTCGAAGTCGTCGACGTCTTTGAGGCGTTCTCCGAGGCGTTCGGCGAGGACGCCGTGGACAACGAGGCCGGGCTCGTGCTCCTCATGCCTGTCGTCAAGGTTCCGGTCGGTGCCCACGACGGTCTGTGGAGCGTGACGTCGACGTCGGGTGCGACGCCGTCGACCGCGTACTTCGACCTCTGCTGA
- a CDS encoding FAD-binding dehydrogenase, translating into MTDDDVLIIGAGLAGLVTAATLTARGRHVTILEQEPRASLGGQAWWSFGGLFLVDSPEQRRLGVKDSAELALADWLGSAQFLPGADRGEGPDRWGYAWAERFVDFAAHEMRPWLHDKGVRWFPLVQWAERGGHPAGGHGNTVPRFHVTWGTGPGVLEPFVRAAVEARRAGLLDIRFRHRVTELVTTDGVVTGVRAEVLAPDDAGRGEPSGRDVVRIVELGARAVVVATGGIGANHELVRAQWPASAGSLPSTMLSGVPDSTDGEMLAHAAAAGAALVHTDRMWHYPEGVAMHTPVWNRHGIRILPGPSSLWLDADGGRLPHPLYPGFDALGSLRHVTGRGDDHSWFVLNRTIMEKEFALSGSDQNPDLTGKDVKLLLERVRKGAVGPVARFAEESPEFVWAATVPELAAGMNALTGEDRIDAAALERLVTLRDAQVSSGLGKDPQVVATARAREYVVDKVIRVAPPRPLTTPEDGPLLAVRLRVLTRKTLGGLHTDTSARVLRPDGEILPGLYAVGEAAGFGGGGVHGERALEGTFLGGCLFSGRTAGEAIG; encoded by the coding sequence ATGACCGACGACGACGTCCTCATCATCGGCGCAGGCCTCGCCGGCCTCGTCACCGCCGCCACCCTCACCGCGCGCGGCCGCCACGTCACGATCCTCGAGCAGGAGCCCCGCGCCTCGCTCGGCGGGCAGGCGTGGTGGTCCTTCGGCGGGCTCTTCCTCGTCGACTCCCCCGAGCAGCGACGCCTCGGCGTCAAGGACTCCGCCGAGCTCGCCCTCGCCGACTGGCTCGGCTCCGCACAGTTCCTGCCAGGCGCCGACCGCGGCGAGGGCCCCGACCGCTGGGGCTACGCCTGGGCAGAACGCTTCGTCGACTTCGCGGCGCACGAGATGCGCCCCTGGCTGCACGACAAGGGCGTGCGCTGGTTCCCGCTCGTCCAGTGGGCCGAGCGCGGCGGTCACCCCGCCGGCGGCCACGGCAACACCGTCCCCCGCTTCCACGTCACGTGGGGCACCGGGCCCGGAGTCCTCGAGCCCTTCGTCCGCGCCGCCGTCGAGGCACGCCGAGCCGGCCTGCTCGACATCCGCTTCCGTCACCGCGTCACCGAGCTCGTGACGACCGACGGAGTCGTCACCGGCGTCCGCGCCGAGGTGCTCGCGCCCGACGACGCCGGCCGCGGCGAGCCGTCCGGCCGGGACGTCGTCCGCATCGTCGAGCTCGGCGCACGCGCCGTCGTCGTCGCGACCGGCGGCATCGGCGCCAACCACGAGCTCGTCCGCGCCCAGTGGCCTGCCTCGGCAGGCTCCCTGCCGTCGACCATGCTCTCGGGCGTGCCCGACTCCACCGACGGCGAGATGCTCGCCCACGCCGCCGCCGCGGGCGCCGCGCTCGTCCACACCGACCGCATGTGGCACTACCCCGAGGGCGTCGCCATGCACACGCCCGTCTGGAACCGCCACGGCATCCGCATCCTCCCCGGCCCGTCGTCCCTCTGGCTCGACGCCGACGGCGGACGCCTGCCCCACCCGCTCTACCCAGGCTTCGACGCGCTCGGCTCGCTCCGGCACGTCACCGGACGCGGCGACGACCACTCGTGGTTCGTCCTCAACCGCACGATCATGGAGAAGGAGTTCGCGCTCTCCGGCTCCGACCAGAACCCCGACCTCACCGGCAAGGACGTCAAGCTCCTCCTCGAGCGCGTCCGCAAGGGCGCCGTCGGCCCCGTCGCCCGCTTCGCCGAGGAGTCCCCCGAGTTCGTCTGGGCAGCCACCGTCCCCGAGCTCGCTGCCGGCATGAACGCGCTCACCGGCGAGGACCGCATCGACGCCGCCGCACTCGAACGGCTCGTCACGCTGCGCGACGCCCAGGTGTCGTCGGGCCTCGGCAAGGACCCGCAGGTCGTCGCGACCGCACGCGCCCGCGAGTACGTCGTCGACAAGGTCATCCGCGTCGCCCCGCCGCGCCCCCTCACGACCCCCGAGGACGGGCCGCTGCTCGCCGTCCGCCTGCGCGTCCTCACCCGCAAGACTCTCGGCGGGCTCCACACCGACACCTCGGCGCGCGTCCTGCGGCCCGACGGCGAGATCCTGCCCGGCCTCTACGCCGTCGGCGAGGCCGCCGGCTTCGGCGGCGGCGGCGTCCACGGCGAGCGAGCGCTCGAGGGCACGTTCCTCGGCGGCTGCCTCTTCTCCGGACGCACCGCGGGCGAGGCCATCGGATGA
- a CDS encoding MaoC family dehydratase: MTLPVLAELAVGQEIGSRTIDVDRARLVRYAGASGDFNPIHWNERFATEVGLPGVIAHGMLTMGLAVTVVSEWVGDPGRVVDYQTRFARPVLVPDPGTATVEVTGVVGAIDAEAGTARIDLTVVFEGTRVLAKAQAVVRL, translated from the coding sequence ATGACGCTCCCGGTTCTCGCCGAGCTCGCTGTCGGCCAGGAGATCGGCTCGCGCACGATCGACGTCGATCGCGCGCGCCTCGTCCGCTACGCGGGTGCGAGCGGCGACTTCAACCCGATCCACTGGAACGAGCGCTTCGCGACCGAGGTCGGCCTGCCCGGCGTCATCGCGCACGGCATGCTCACCATGGGTCTTGCCGTCACGGTCGTCTCGGAGTGGGTGGGCGACCCTGGGCGCGTCGTGGACTACCAGACGCGCTTCGCGCGTCCCGTCCTCGTGCCGGACCCGGGCACCGCGACCGTCGAGGTCACGGGTGTGGTCGGCGCGATCGACGCCGAGGCCGGCACGGCCCGTATCGACCTCACGGTCGTCTTCGAGGGCACGCGCGTCCTCGCGAAGGCCCAGGCGGTCGTCCGCCTCTGA
- a CDS encoding MaoC family dehydratase N-terminal domain-containing protein: MAINASYAGRAYAATAPYQVSRAKIQEFAAATAATQPVHHDLVAARAAGYPDLVATPTFAVVIAQAAEAQLIEDPAAGIDFSRVVHADERFTHTRPIVAGDEISTVLHVDAITERAGLAMVTTRCELFADAALTDHVATVRSTLAVRGEDA, translated from the coding sequence GTGGCGATCAACGCGTCCTACGCCGGCCGTGCGTACGCCGCCACGGCTCCCTACCAGGTGAGCCGCGCCAAGATCCAGGAGTTCGCCGCGGCGACAGCCGCGACCCAGCCCGTGCACCACGACCTCGTGGCAGCACGGGCTGCTGGCTATCCGGACCTCGTCGCGACCCCGACCTTCGCGGTCGTCATCGCGCAGGCCGCGGAGGCCCAGCTCATCGAGGACCCAGCGGCCGGGATCGACTTCAGCCGCGTCGTCCACGCCGACGAGCGCTTCACGCACACGCGACCGATCGTCGCGGGCGACGAGATCTCGACCGTTCTCCACGTCGACGCGATCACCGAGCGCGCAGGGCTGGCCATGGTGACGACGCGCTGCGAGCTCTTCGCTGACGCGGCGCTCACCGACCACGTCGCGACGGTCCGCTCGACCCTCGCCGTCCGCGGGGAGGACGCATGA
- a CDS encoding MFS transporter, which translates to MTSTHPRADRSVPVAAWAVFVIFMLNGFNFASWASRLPTTRTMLGFSEAEMGVLLLMAAIGSLVALPLSGWITSRLGARRTIVVFALVNSTGMLLVALALATGETLLLRAALVLVGIGTGVWDAAMNLEGAVVEQRLGRTLMPRLHAGFSFGTIIGSGLGALAAFVGLSVPWHLVIAISASFLLVLVAVRGLLPDEPLVALASPAEPDAPRHNVFGAWLEPRTLLIGVVVLAAALTEGSANDWVGLAVVDGFTQTDAVGAVTLSLFLTAMTGMRLLGTPLLDRFGRVAVLRLASGLALVGLGIFALVPWLPLAFFGVVLWGMGAALGFPVGMSAAADDPVRAAGRVSVVSTIGYTAFFMGPPLIGMLAEHVGYRSALLVILVPIALGLLLAGAARPLPDSPEAERAAAR; encoded by the coding sequence GTGACCTCCACGCATCCCCGCGCAGACCGCAGCGTGCCGGTCGCAGCCTGGGCCGTCTTCGTCATCTTCATGCTCAACGGCTTCAACTTCGCCTCGTGGGCGTCGCGCCTGCCGACGACTCGCACGATGCTCGGTTTCTCCGAGGCCGAGATGGGCGTGCTGCTGCTCATGGCGGCGATCGGCTCGCTCGTCGCGCTCCCGCTCTCCGGCTGGATCACGTCGCGCCTCGGGGCGCGTCGCACGATCGTCGTGTTCGCGCTCGTCAACTCGACGGGCATGCTGCTCGTTGCGCTCGCGCTCGCGACGGGGGAGACGCTCCTGCTGCGCGCGGCGCTCGTCCTCGTCGGGATCGGTACGGGCGTGTGGGACGCGGCGATGAACCTCGAGGGTGCTGTCGTCGAGCAGCGGCTGGGCCGCACGCTCATGCCGCGCCTGCACGCGGGCTTCTCGTTCGGCACGATCATCGGCTCGGGTCTGGGCGCGCTCGCCGCGTTCGTCGGGCTCTCGGTTCCGTGGCACCTCGTCATCGCGATCTCGGCGTCGTTCCTCCTCGTGCTCGTCGCGGTCCGCGGCCTCCTGCCGGACGAGCCTCTCGTCGCGTTGGCGTCCCCGGCCGAGCCTGACGCCCCGCGCCACAACGTCTTCGGCGCATGGCTCGAGCCGCGCACGCTGCTCATCGGCGTCGTCGTGCTCGCTGCCGCACTCACGGAGGGCTCGGCGAACGACTGGGTCGGGCTCGCGGTCGTCGACGGCTTCACGCAGACCGACGCGGTCGGCGCGGTGACGCTCAGCCTGTTCCTCACGGCGATGACGGGCATGCGCCTGCTCGGGACGCCGCTCCTCGACCGCTTCGGCCGGGTCGCGGTGCTGCGTCTGGCGAGCGGGCTCGCGCTGGTGGGTCTCGGGATCTTCGCGCTCGTGCCGTGGCTGCCGCTCGCGTTCTTCGGCGTCGTCCTGTGGGGCATGGGTGCGGCGCTCGGGTTCCCCGTCGGCATGAGCGCGGCGGCCGACGACCCCGTGCGGGCAGCGGGCCGCGTCTCGGTCGTCTCGACGATCGGCTACACGGCGTTCTTCATGGGCCCGCCGCTCATCGGCATGCTCGCGGAGCACGTCGGGTACCGTTCGGCGCTGCTCGTCATCCTCGTGCCGATCGCTCTCGGGCTGCTGCTCGCGGGCGCCGCGCGGCCGCTGCCGGACAGCCCGGAGGCAGAGCGCGCCGCCGCGCGCTGA
- a CDS encoding LacI family DNA-binding transcriptional regulator gives MSHARPTLTDVARAAGVSVSTASLAFSASGPIADTTRAKVLDAATQLGYGGPNPAGRQLRSGRYDIVGVVIGDKLKRSFRDPVSIQVLDGLTSALGEADLGVLLVPGVESGIDGEVGVDPLLTSAGMDVAVLIWGTHTDDPRVETLRRRGIPVVVGEGNEVEGAALVEIDDHGGVLATVKHLTDLGHERFVTITLPFRMGRREGWVDDSRHELVDWTPTRHRLDAVLESGVDLLGIYESEASLVENGAAAMRAILERFPDPETRPTAVVAQSDLLAAGAVLALREAGLRVPEDMSVAGFDGLDLPWFSGDLTTVVQPLEEKGRAMGLAVRALLADGTVTRTTMPVELRIGTTTGPPPSAPSPMN, from the coding sequence ATGTCACACGCGCGACCGACGCTCACCGACGTCGCCCGTGCAGCCGGCGTGTCCGTCTCCACGGCCTCCCTCGCGTTCTCCGCCTCGGGCCCGATCGCCGACACCACACGCGCCAAGGTCCTCGACGCCGCCACCCAGCTCGGCTACGGCGGCCCCAACCCCGCCGGCCGGCAGCTCCGCTCCGGCCGCTACGACATCGTCGGCGTCGTCATCGGCGACAAGCTCAAGCGATCCTTCCGCGACCCCGTCTCGATCCAGGTGCTCGACGGCCTCACCTCCGCGCTCGGCGAGGCCGACCTCGGCGTCCTCCTCGTCCCCGGCGTCGAGTCCGGCATCGACGGCGAGGTCGGCGTCGACCCGCTCCTCACGAGCGCCGGGATGGACGTCGCCGTCCTCATCTGGGGCACCCACACCGACGACCCCCGGGTCGAGACGCTGCGCCGCCGCGGCATCCCCGTCGTCGTCGGCGAGGGCAACGAGGTCGAGGGCGCCGCCCTCGTCGAGATCGACGACCACGGCGGCGTCCTCGCGACGGTCAAGCACCTCACCGACCTCGGCCACGAGCGCTTCGTCACCATCACCCTCCCCTTCCGCATGGGACGGCGCGAGGGATGGGTCGACGACTCCCGCCACGAGCTCGTCGACTGGACCCCGACCCGGCACCGCCTCGACGCCGTCCTCGAGTCCGGGGTCGACCTCCTCGGCATCTACGAGAGCGAGGCCTCGCTCGTCGAGAACGGCGCCGCCGCCATGCGCGCGATCCTCGAACGCTTCCCCGACCCAGAGACCCGGCCGACGGCCGTCGTCGCGCAGTCGGACCTCCTCGCCGCCGGCGCGGTCCTCGCCCTGCGCGAGGCCGGGCTGCGCGTCCCCGAGGACATGTCCGTCGCGGGCTTCGACGGCCTCGACCTGCCGTGGTTCTCGGGGGACCTCACGACCGTCGTCCAGCCGCTCGAGGAGAAGGGGCGCGCCATGGGGCTCGCCGTGCGCGCGCTGCTCGCCGACGGCACCGTGACGCGGACGACGATGCCCGTCGAGCTGCGCATCGGCACGACGACGGGCCCTCCGCCGAGCGCTCCCTCCCCGATGAACTGA